TAGCCGCCTGTTCCAGGGTTTGCCTTCAGGCCCTCCGCACGCATCCTCGCAGACTACGCACTGCCTGTTAGCTATATACTTCCGCCACCTGCGGTGTATTCGGGACTTTCACCCGTTAGCACGGTGCGCTGCCAAGCGCACAAAAAACCGTCCGGAACATACTCCGGGCGGTTCTTTGCCAAATCTTTCCGCGAATCTCCATTCAGTCGAGCGCTTTTTTTAGCGCCTGGATAACGCGGTCTTTTTGAAACGGCTTGACGATAAAGTCTTTGGCTCCCGATTGAATCGCGTCAATGATCATCCCCTGCTGCCCCATTGCCGAGCAAATGACAATTTTCGCGCTTGGATCGATCTCCTTGATCTCTTTTAGCGCCTGAATTCCATCCATATCCGGCATCGTAATGTCCATGGTGACAATGTCCGGACGAAGCGATCTATACATTTCAACGGCTTCCTGCCCGTTTGCCGCTTCTCCTACGATTTCAAACCCGCTTTCCAGCAAAATCTGCTTTAACGCCATCCGCATAAACGTCGCATCATCCACGACCAGTACTTTTGTCATATATCTCTCATCTCCCCGATTGTTCGAGAACGGTTCTGTATTTTCAAACGAAATCAGCCTATCCCGAAAAAAGGGGTAGGCTGATTCCAAAAATTCAGTCCAGCTTTTTCGGCTACACGGCTGCCTCTATTTATCCATACTTTAGGTCTGTTGCATTGCATCCTATCCGTTCTGGGTGGCTTGCTTCTAATAAAATATGCGACTTTTGAACTATGTTTATTTAGGCCTAATATACTAATAATAGAATATAAAGTCAATCTTTTCTTGAAAATGAGTTTTCAAAAGCGCGTCTGCACGCATGGCGGCGCACTTGATTGGCGAATTCGCATATTTTTCAAAGGCCGTTGTTACGCAGGGTTTATGCAAATGGCTTCATAGCCGATACGCGGCCATTACGTAGCCATTACGCAGCTATTATTTGTGGTTTTTCACATATATTTTTTTTAAAGTCGGAGTTTGCGGCTCATATATGTGGTTTTTCATATATATTTGTGCAAAATTTGCAAATAATTGGCAAATAAATGTGAATTTTCACATATATTCGCACGAAAGTTACTTTCCGAAAAAAATATGTGTGGTTTTTCATATACATTTTCTCAAAGGTCAGGAAAGGTCAGATCTTTATCGCTGCAATCTCTTACATTTTAATGCGAACTCGGTTGCACGCCGGCTGCCGGGCCGCGAACTTCTGTGCTGGCCGCCTGGCTGCGCAATCTGCTAAGCTGACTGCGCACTCTGCTAGGATGCAGGGCAGCCGGGCTGACTTGCTGCGCACTTCTGTGCCCGCCGCCGGGCTGCGCGCTCTGCTAGATTGTCTGGCTGCGCAACTTTGCTCCCGGCCGTTGTCGCGAACATCTTCTCTGCTCGCCTTCGGCCTGCTGCCTGCTGCCTGTCGCTCCCCGCATCCGTCCCCGCGTGTCGGATCGCCGGTATCCCGCGCAGGGCGAATGCGGCTTCGAGTATGGCGTAGCGGGCATCGCAATTGGCTTGAAAAAGCAAACAGGCGGCTCCGCAATGGGCCGCCGCCTTATCTTGCACCGTTATTGTTTTTTCCTTTTCCCGTCGTTCGTTGAAAGCGGATTATACATTTCGCCGACAATCTTGAACTGGTCTTTGCCTTCGCGCAGCTCGGACAGGAACACTTCCCAGCGAGGCACGTTTGCGGCTACCAGAATGAGCCGCTCCAGCGCATCCAGCTTTTGGATTGCGCGAATTTCGTTTTGCACATCTTCCGGGACCTCGCCGAAGCGCATTTCCAGAATGGCGAGCAAATCTTCCCGGTCAATTGCCATCGCATATTGTTCCCGTTCGTCCAAGCTATCCTGCTCCTTCAATGCTTTAATCTGGTAGGACGCGAACCTCGCCGACTTCATAAGAAATGTTGCCGGCGATCGTTTTGCCGATAAAGCACTTTTCCCGCGCAGTCGTCGCGGCCTGTTCATATTCGCTTTGCCTTGCCGGCTCGCCGCCCGTTATCGTGGGGTGAACGATCAACCGGCTGAATTTGGCGCGCATCGGGTAATCGGTGATGATTCCCTCCGCCCGAACCTGCACGCTGGACGCCGCAAGCCCGGTTCTTTTCAGCACACCCAACAGTGTGCCGCTGTAGCAAGAACTAACCGCGCCGATCAGCAAATCTTCGGGGCTTGCGCCAACACCTTTTCCGCCCATGCTGGCCGGCGCTGAAACAACAAGCGTTTCGCCGTTCAACGTTGCTTTACCTTCCCCGTCTTTGCCGAGGCCGCTCCATTCCAACCGGGCCTCAAACCGCAAATCCGCCATGCTCGCTCCTCCCTCCAAACACGGCCTATATACACCGATTTTTGCCGGTCTTTGCCAAATTCATACATAATAATCGTTCAAACCGGGTTTTATTATTTCGGCTCATATGTTCCGGGAACGGTTCTTGTCGTAATCGCCAGCCGATTCCATCCGTTGATCACGATAATCGCCATGATGACTTGCGCCAATTTCTTTTCGCCAAGCGCTTGTTTTGCTTCCTCATAAACATCGTCAGGCACATGCGTGGACGCAACGAGCGTTACCGCTTCGGTCAAAGCCAGGACGGCCCGTTCTTCCGGAGTGAAAAAAGGAGTCTCCCGCCATGCGTTCAAAGCGTAAATGCGCTGTTCCGTTTCCCCCGCCTTGCGCGCATCCTTGGTGTGCATATCAATGCAAAATGCGCAGCCGTTAATCTGCGAGGCGCGAATTTTGATCAGTTCCATCAAAGTCTTGCTTAATCCGGTGCTTTGCACGTATTTCTCCAGACCAAGCATTGCCTCATAGGCGGCAGGTTCAACTTTGCCCATTTCCATTCTTGGTTCCATGCGAATTCCTCCTTATAAATGAATGGTCCAAAATTTTGCGCCTATATGGTAGTCCTTGCGCAAAACCTTTTCCTTGATTTGGATCAAGAAAAGTGTGCTGGTGCAATCAGTATTGCCCATGATATTCTATTTTAATGGGAAGTGATCGATTTGTCACGCTTGAAGGTTTCGTCAAACTACGTCGAACCGCTCGTCATGTTTGCCACTTTGCTGCGCTGGTTTTTGCTGGCTTCCGCTACCGGAATCATCGCCGGGTTGGGGACCAGCCTGTTTTTACGGGCGTTATTCGCATCGATCGAGCAAACGGAAAAAGCTCCGTTGTGGATTCATATCATCTTACTCCCTGTCGGGGGATTGTTGAACGGCCTGATCATTTATTACGGCTACGGCAAAGGGAAATTGCGCGGAAAAGATTCCGTCATTGCCGCCGTGCATGAACGGGGCGGGACAATGCCGGTTAAAACAGGATGGATCAAGCCGTTAGCCGCCATCATTACCTTGGCGTCGGGCGGTTCGGCGGGCAAGGAAGGTCCCTGCGCCCACATCGGCGGTTCGCTGGCGGCGTGGTTCGCCAAGGCAATCCGCCTGAATGCGGAAATGCGCAAGCGCATGATCACTTGCGGCATCAGCGCCGGGTTTGCCAGCGTATTCGGCACGCCGATTGCCGGAACCATATACGGCATTGAAGTGTTGACCATGGGACAGCTTCGCTATGATTTGCTTTTCCCCGCATTTGTGTCGGGCGTCGCCTCATTCGAGATAAGCCGCTGGATGGGCATTCCTTATTTTTATTATCCGTTCCATGGCTCAACCGCCGGCTTCGACGGCCTTATCATCCGCATTTTTGTGCTGGGCACATTGTGCGGACTTGTCTCCTGGATGTTTATCGAACTGAATGAACGGTTTCGCCTGCTGTTCGGGTGGATGCAACGAAAATGGCGACTCTGGCAACCTTCCGTTCCGCTTTTTGGCGGGTTGATTCTTTCCGTACTGATCCTGTTTTTGCCGGCTGATTATTTGGGGCTTAGTTTGCCATTGATGGACCGGGCGCTCAACGGTGAGCACATTGCGTTTTTCGCGTTTTTCTGGAAAATCGTTTTTGTCGCTATCACCTTGGGCTCCGGATTTTATGGCGGCATTGTCACCCCCCAATTTGTAATCGGCGCGGCCGCCGGGAATGTGTTTGCGCATCTTTTGCATATCAATCCGGTGCTGGGCGCCGCGATCGGGATGGTCGCGGTAGTCGCGGCATCATCCAATACGCCGATTGCCGCAATCGCCATGGGCTTTGAACTGTTTGGCAGTTCGATCGGGCTATATATGCTGGCCGCATGCATTCCCGCGTATATTATGGTTGGCCATCGCAGCGTGTATCCGGACCAACTCGTAACTTTTCCGAAGTCGCTCTGGATGCAACTGCAAGCCGGCGTTCCGCTCAAAAACGAACATATCCATATTTCATACGGAGTACTGAAACGGATCAAGCGATGGCAGAAACATCATGTTCACCGCGGCGCACAACCGCCCGGCAAGCGCTATTGAAGCGGGATTGCGCGCCTCGCGCTCCCGCGATCTTTTTCACGGAGTTTTTTTCAATCAGGACAAACTCATATGCGGGCCGTCCGACGTTGCGGGCGGCTTTTTATTAGGTATAAAACCGGCAAAAAACAGGTAGACTTCAAGTGAAAGGCGGTGAGCGAACGATGTCCGGACCGGCGCTTAAAAAGTGGGACAGCCATTCGTCCATCCACGAAGCGGCTTTGACGGAAGCGAAGGAATTAACGGAGATATTGCGGCAATACGTCAACTCGCAAGAGCAAGAAAACGCGTTGAAAGTGGCTTATATCGCGCTCGAACACTGGGAGACGCGGACATTGATCCACGCGCAGGAAGAGGAAGAAGGGTTGTATCAGGAAGCGCTGCGGCTAAATCCCGATTATGCGCTTATCGTGCAAGATTTAACGCGCGATCATACGATCATGCGCAAGCTGGCCAGAGATATAAAACGAATGCTGGCAAAAGGCGAAACAACCGCGGAACTTGTCCAACGTTTTCAAGCTCTGATTCTGGTTGACGAATTACATAATGAAGATGAAGAAAGATTCGTTACCGGCGCCTTTCCACATAACCATTTGCCGATCGGAGATGACCTGTCTTGGAACTGCAAAAGCGGTTAGCAGCCGCCGGTTTGCCATTGCGTTTCGTCGCGCCCGGATGCTATGACGCCATGCTGCGCGAATTTTCCCGTTTTCATCTGTTTGCATATGATGTTCAGGCCCACGCGGTGCAGGATGCAAACGGCATAACCATCGTGCTGCGTTTCGGCCTTCAGCTTGACCATGAAAAACGGCAATATTTTACCCGGGAGCAAATCGCGAATATGGACGATGAGCTGACCGCTTTTTTCCGGAAAGCCGCCGAAGACTGCAAGCAAAAATTGAAAAGCGATTATATGAACATGATCAAAACTTGAGAGTTGAAGGTGAAACGATGTGAATAAGCGCAACAAATTGCTGCAATCGTTCAAACATTTGCAACGCGGCGTGCGGTTCAACGATGGTTGGAGCGAGGAAAACCCGCGGCCGCGGGATTGGGAAAAATTGTACCGCGGGCGCTGGCAGCACGACAAATTTGTCCGCTCGACGCATGGCGTCAATTGCACCGGCTCCTGCAGCTGGAAAATTTATGTGAAAGACGGCATCATCACCTGGGAAACGCAGCAGACGGATTATCCGACAACCGGTACCGATTTTCCGGAATACGAACCGCGCGGTTGTCCGCGCGGCGCCAGTTTCTCCTGGTATACATACAGCCCGGTGCGGGTGAAATATCCTTATATTCGCGGCGATCTGATTCAGTTGTGGCGGGACGAACGCAAGCAAGGCCATGATCCGGTCACCGCCTGGGAGCATATTGCAAGCGACGCCGCCAAGCGGGACAGCTATGTCAAGTCGCGCGGCCATGGCGGTTTTGTGCGTTCCGACTGGCAGGAAGCGTGCGAGATCATTGCGGCGGCGACCATCCATACGATCAAAACATACGGGCCGGACCGTATCGCCGGATTCAGCCCGATTCCGGCCATGTCGATGGTGAGCTACGCCGCCGGAACCCGCTTTCTCTCCCTGATCGGCGGCACGATCCTCAGCTTCTACGACTGGTATGCCGATCTGCCTCCCGCGTCGCCGCAAGTATGGGGCGACCAAACGGACGTGCCGGAAAGCGGCGATTGGTACAACAGCAAATATTTGATCATCTGGGGCACCAACTTGCCGCAAACGCGCACGCCGGACGCACACTTCATGGTGGAAGCGCGCTACAACGGAACAAAAGTGGTCGGGGTAAGTCCCGATTATTCCGAATATGAAAAATTCGCCGATATGTGGCTGCCGGCCAAGCCGGGAACCGACGCCGCCTTGGCAATGGCTATGACGCATGTCATTCTGAAAGAATTTTATGTTGACAAAGAAACGCCCTACTTTAGCGCTTATGTCAAACAATATACGGATCTGCCCTGCCTTGTCACGATCAAAGAAGTCGGCGGCCAATGGAAGGCGGATCGCTTTCTGCGGGCAAACGACCTTTTTTCCGGCGTCAACCTGGGAGAATGGAAAACGGTTGTCTGGGACAGCGCGTCCGGGAATACGGCTATTCCCAACGGGAGTCTGGGTTTCCGCTGGGACGGCGGCAAACAATGGAATCTGGACCTGACAGCGGAAGACGGACATGTCATCGACCCAAAACTAAGTATGCTCGACATTGCCGATGAGATCGTAACCCTGACATTCCCCTACTTTGCCGAAAAAAAAGGCGACACAGTCAAACGCGCCGTGCCCGTCAAACATTTGCCAGGCATAGACGGGAACGTCCTGAAAGTGACGACCGTCTTCGACTTGCTGCTCGCGCATGTCGGCGTCGGACGCGATCTTCCCGGCGATTATCCGCAAGATTACGACGATATGAAGCCATACACACCGGCCTGGCAAGAGGCCATCACCGGCGTGCGCAAGGCGCATGCCATTCGCGTCGCGCGGGAATTCGCGCAAAACGCGGTGATGACAAAAGGCCGCTCCATGATCGCCATGGGCGGCGGCACGAACCACTGGTTTCACAGCGACCAAATTTACCGCGCCATCCTGAATCTCGTTTTATTGTGCGGCACGGAAGGCGTGAACGGCGGAGGCTGGGCGCATTACGTCGGGCAGGAAAAGGTGCGGCCGCTTGAAGGCTGGCAGCAGGTCGCGTTCGCGCAAGATTGGGTGAAACCGGCGCGGCTGCAAAACGCCACTTCCTTTTTTTACTTCATAACCGAGCAATTCCGCTACGAGTTTCCGGTCCAGACGGAAAAGACCGCCTGGGGCGGACAATATGACAACATGCATCCGGCCGATTTCAATGCGATGGCGGCAAGGCTTGGCTGGGTGCCGTCGTATCCGCAATGGACGCAAAATTCGCTGGAAGTCGTAAAGGAAGCGCGCGAAAAGGGCGCGCAAAACGATCAGGAAATTGTGGAATATGTCGTGAAGCAATTGACGGAAGGCAAGCTGGAATGGGCGATTGAAAATCCGGAGGAACCCCGCAACTTCCCCCGCGTCTTTTTCAATTGGCGATCCAATCTGCTCGGCGACAGCGGAAAAGGCCATGAATATTTCGTCAAACATTTTGTCGGCGGAGTGGATCATGTGCTGACCGACACCGACCAGTCATGGCAGCCGAAAGACGTTAAAGTAAATGACCAGCCGCCGGTCGGCAAAGCGGATTTGCTGGTCGCGATCGATTTTCGGATGACCAGTTCCGGCCTGTTTTCCGACATTGTGCTCCCCGCCGCGACCTGGTACGAAAAATACGATCTAAGCAGCACGGACATGCATCCGTTCATTCATCCGTTCAATGCGGCGATCAACCCGCCGTGGCAAGCAAAAAGCGATTGGGACGCGTTTCGGGAAATCAGCAAGGTATTTTCCGAACTGGCGGAAAAAGCGCTGCCCGCCTGCGACGATATTGTCATGTCGCCGCTTACGCACGATTCGCCGGGCGAAGTCGCGCAAAGTTACGGCGAGGTAAAAGATTGGCGCAAAGGCGAAGTGCAGGCGATACCCGGCAAAACAATGCCGAATTTTGTCGTGGTGCATCGTGATTACCCCAATCTTTTTCACCAATGGACCACGATCGGCCCGAATATCAAACGCGGGTATGTCTCCAAAGGCGTGAAGTATCCGGGTGAAGACGTGTACCGCGATTTGATGAAGCGTTTGGGCGTTTCCACGCGCGATGGAATAAGCCGGGGAAATCCCGATCTGTATACGGACAAGCAGGCGATTGAAGCGATCCTAGTCATGTCCGGCGCCACAAACGGCAAGCGGGCGGTCGAAGGCTGGCAATCGCTTTCCGAACAAACCGGCAAACAGCTTGCGGAGATCGCCAAGCCGCGCGAAGAAGAAGCGTTCACCCTGCTCGATTTGACCGCACAGCCGCGCCAGGCCATTTCGACGCCGGTATGGAGCGGACTGGAAAAGGACAATCGGCGCTACGCCCCGTTTACGTTAAATACGGAGTACAAAATTCCGTGGCGGACGCTCACCGGACGGCAAAGTTTTTACCTGGACCATGAAATTATACTGGACTTCGGGGAAGGGCTGCCGATTTTTTTGCCGCCGCTTGTGTACAATCCGTTTTTAAAGGGAGAAAAGGGCGTGGAAAACAACGGAAAAGTGATGTCGGTCCGCTACCTCACCCCGCACCAGAAGTGGGGAATCCATACGATGTTTACGGACACTTCCAATATGGTCACGTTGTTCCGCGGCTGGCAGGTGGTGTGGCTGAACGAAAAAGACGCGGCGGCAATCGGGGTAAAGGACAACGACTGGATTGAGGTATACAACCGTAACGGCGCCATTGCCGCCAGAGCCGTATTGACATACCGCATACCCGCGGGCATCGCCTTTATGTACCACGCGCAGGACAGGACTTTGGGCGTTCCGGGCACCGCCATCAACAAAACCCGCGGCGGCACGCATAACAGCGTAACGCGCATTACGATGAAACAAACCCACTTAATCGGCGGATATGCGCAATTAAGCTACGGCTTCAACTATTACGGCCCGACAGGAAGCCAGCGCGATACGGTAGCCTTGATCAGGCCGCTTGCGGAGGTGAACTGGCTTGCGGATTAAATCGCAGGTGTGCATGGTTATGCATCTGGATAAATGCATCGGTTGCCATACATGCTCCGTAACCTGCAAAAACGTATGGACAAACCGCCCGGGGATGGAGCATGTCTGGTTCAACAACGTGGAAACGCGGCCCGGCCCCGGCTACCCCAAGCAATGGGAAGATACGGACCGCTACAAAGGCGGCTGGGTGCTGAAAAACGGCAAGCTCGCGCTCCGGGCGGGCGGCCCGTTCACCAAGCTGGCGACGCTCTTTTACAACCCGAATATGGCTTCGCTGGACGATTTTTACGAACCGTGGACGTATGATTACGAGCATTTGATCGAAAGTCCGAAAAAGAAACATTTGCCCACAGCCCGCCCCAAATCCCTTATTACCGGCAACTATATCGACAAACCGGAGTGGGGGCCAAACTGGGACGACGATTTGGCGGGCGGCAGTGAAATTGTGCCGCTCGATCCCAACGTCCGCAAAATGCAGGAACATATCGCCATGGAATACGAAAAAACGTTCATGATGTACTTGCCGCGAATTTGCGAGCATTGTTTGAACCCGTCCTGCGTCGCTTCCTGCCCCTCCGGCGCATTGTACAAACGCGACGAGGACGGAATCGTGCTGGTCGACCAGGATGCCTGCCGGGGATGGCGGTTTTGCCAGAACGGCTGTCCCTACCATAAAGTTTACTACAATTGGAATACGCACAAAGCGGAAAAATGCAATTTCTGTTACCCCCGGACGGAAGCCGGACTCCCGACGATTTGTTCGGAAACGTGCGTGGGGCGCATCCGTTATATCGGCGTCGTGCTGTACGATGCGGACAAAGTCAAACAAGCCGCGTCCGTTCCCGACGTAAAGGATCTTTACGAGGCGCAGCTGTCCGTTTTTCAAGACCCGTACGACCCCGAGGTAATCGCCGCCGCCCGCAAAGCCGGCATCACCGATCCCTGGATTGAAAGCGCACAAAACTCGCCCATTTACAAACTGGCGATGAAATGGAAAGTCGCCTTGCCG
The window above is part of the Bacilli bacterium genome. Proteins encoded here:
- a CDS encoding response regulator encodes the protein MTKVLVVDDATFMRMALKQILLESGFEIVGEAANGQEAVEMYRSLRPDIVTMDITMPDMDGIQALKEIKEIDPSAKIVICSAMGQQGMIIDAIQSGAKDFIVKPFQKDRVIQALKKALD
- a CDS encoding OsmC family protein, translated to MADLRFEARLEWSGLGKDGEGKATLNGETLVVSAPASMGGKGVGASPEDLLIGAVSSCYSGTLLGVLKRTGLAASSVQVRAEGIITDYPMRAKFSRLIVHPTITGGEPARQSEYEQAATTAREKCFIGKTIAGNISYEVGEVRVLPD
- a CDS encoding carboxymuconolactone decarboxylase family protein gives rise to the protein MEPRMEMGKVEPAAYEAMLGLEKYVQSTGLSKTLMELIKIRASQINGCAFCIDMHTKDARKAGETEQRIYALNAWRETPFFTPEERAVLALTEAVTLVASTHVPDDVYEEAKQALGEKKLAQVIMAIIVINGWNRLAITTRTVPGTYEPK
- a CDS encoding chloride channel protein, producing MSRLKVSSNYVEPLVMFATLLRWFLLASATGIIAGLGTSLFLRALFASIEQTEKAPLWIHIILLPVGGLLNGLIIYYGYGKGKLRGKDSVIAAVHERGGTMPVKTGWIKPLAAIITLASGGSAGKEGPCAHIGGSLAAWFAKAIRLNAEMRKRMITCGISAGFASVFGTPIAGTIYGIEVLTMGQLRYDLLFPAFVSGVASFEISRWMGIPYFYYPFHGSTAGFDGLIIRIFVLGTLCGLVSWMFIELNERFRLLFGWMQRKWRLWQPSVPLFGGLILSVLILFLPADYLGLSLPLMDRALNGEHIAFFAFFWKIVFVAITLGSGFYGGIVTPQFVIGAAAGNVFAHLLHINPVLGAAIGMVAVVAASSNTPIAAIAMGFELFGSSIGLYMLAACIPAYIMVGHRSVYPDQLVTFPKSLWMQLQAGVPLKNEHIHISYGVLKRIKRWQKHHVHRGAQPPGKRY
- a CDS encoding hemerythrin domain-containing protein translates to MSGPALKKWDSHSSIHEAALTEAKELTEILRQYVNSQEQENALKVAYIALEHWETRTLIHAQEEEEGLYQEALRLNPDYALIVQDLTRDHTIMRKLARDIKRMLAKGETTAELVQRFQALILVDELHNEDEERFVTGAFPHNHLPIGDDLSWNCKSG
- a CDS encoding nitrate reductase subunit alpha translates to MNKRNKLLQSFKHLQRGVRFNDGWSEENPRPRDWEKLYRGRWQHDKFVRSTHGVNCTGSCSWKIYVKDGIITWETQQTDYPTTGTDFPEYEPRGCPRGASFSWYTYSPVRVKYPYIRGDLIQLWRDERKQGHDPVTAWEHIASDAAKRDSYVKSRGHGGFVRSDWQEACEIIAAATIHTIKTYGPDRIAGFSPIPAMSMVSYAAGTRFLSLIGGTILSFYDWYADLPPASPQVWGDQTDVPESGDWYNSKYLIIWGTNLPQTRTPDAHFMVEARYNGTKVVGVSPDYSEYEKFADMWLPAKPGTDAALAMAMTHVILKEFYVDKETPYFSAYVKQYTDLPCLVTIKEVGGQWKADRFLRANDLFSGVNLGEWKTVVWDSASGNTAIPNGSLGFRWDGGKQWNLDLTAEDGHVIDPKLSMLDIADEIVTLTFPYFAEKKGDTVKRAVPVKHLPGIDGNVLKVTTVFDLLLAHVGVGRDLPGDYPQDYDDMKPYTPAWQEAITGVRKAHAIRVAREFAQNAVMTKGRSMIAMGGGTNHWFHSDQIYRAILNLVLLCGTEGVNGGGWAHYVGQEKVRPLEGWQQVAFAQDWVKPARLQNATSFFYFITEQFRYEFPVQTEKTAWGGQYDNMHPADFNAMAARLGWVPSYPQWTQNSLEVVKEAREKGAQNDQEIVEYVVKQLTEGKLEWAIENPEEPRNFPRVFFNWRSNLLGDSGKGHEYFVKHFVGGVDHVLTDTDQSWQPKDVKVNDQPPVGKADLLVAIDFRMTSSGLFSDIVLPAATWYEKYDLSSTDMHPFIHPFNAAINPPWQAKSDWDAFREISKVFSELAEKALPACDDIVMSPLTHDSPGEVAQSYGEVKDWRKGEVQAIPGKTMPNFVVVHRDYPNLFHQWTTIGPNIKRGYVSKGVKYPGEDVYRDLMKRLGVSTRDGISRGNPDLYTDKQAIEAILVMSGATNGKRAVEGWQSLSEQTGKQLAEIAKPREEEAFTLLDLTAQPRQAISTPVWSGLEKDNRRYAPFTLNTEYKIPWRTLTGRQSFYLDHEIILDFGEGLPIFLPPLVYNPFLKGEKGVENNGKVMSVRYLTPHQKWGIHTMFTDTSNMVTLFRGWQVVWLNEKDAAAIGVKDNDWIEVYNRNGAIAARAVLTYRIPAGIAFMYHAQDRTLGVPGTAINKTRGGTHNSVTRITMKQTHLIGGYAQLSYGFNYYGPTGSQRDTVALIRPLAEVNWLAD
- the narH gene encoding nitrate reductase subunit beta codes for the protein MRIKSQVCMVMHLDKCIGCHTCSVTCKNVWTNRPGMEHVWFNNVETRPGPGYPKQWEDTDRYKGGWVLKNGKLALRAGGPFTKLATLFYNPNMASLDDFYEPWTYDYEHLIESPKKKHLPTARPKSLITGNYIDKPEWGPNWDDDLAGGSEIVPLDPNVRKMQEHIAMEYEKTFMMYLPRICEHCLNPSCVASCPSGALYKRDEDGIVLVDQDACRGWRFCQNGCPYHKVYYNWNTHKAEKCNFCYPRTEAGLPTICSETCVGRIRYIGVVLYDADKVKQAASVPDVKDLYEAQLSVFQDPYDPEVIAAARKAGITDPWIESAQNSPIYKLAMKWKVALPLHPEYRTLPMVWYVPPLSPIMNHIEESGLNTDSYIPTVDQMRIPMEYLASILSAGDTQVIRKVLLKLTAMRVHMRQQTVGGMDDLKHSRLLAEAGMTASEIAEMARLLAVAKYNERFVIPTGRREMDNDLYYKYGSCSLEEIAPPEGMTTYPFGKGK